The following coding sequences are from one Geothrix sp. window:
- a CDS encoding methyl-accepting chemotaxis protein: MSLSSCLSVRGKLVLLLALPLSGYAYFNLHDTWNDYQLLNAKGLIQKGFEFSEPLWRSFVFNFVASFVVWVVTFFLVYRISLWITRPLKSMAEGLGKSDLTLELAVESEDEIAQVAIAFNAYNARLRGIFRNMSGSSSSVASGATQLSASSEQMAATSASLAQNSEAQRAAFERVAAAVTELSASIEQVSGNIRRSQKESEAAVAAVTQGSQAGGESAQAMDDIRAATVRMVAAVRLIQDIARQTNLLSLNAAIEAAKAGAMGKGFAVVAEEVRKLAERSGAAAREIGQLIEQSNASVDRGADMVNATVAALATIETNIQGLAAMILEVGAAADEQARTSTEVAEQVDENLSRVAHNATATEQMARTVSEVARTAAELARVAEDQNHLVGQFRV; the protein is encoded by the coding sequence ATGTCGTTGTCCAGCTGCCTGAGCGTGAGGGGAAAGCTCGTCCTCCTCCTGGCCCTGCCCCTGTCGGGTTACGCCTATTTCAACCTCCATGACACCTGGAACGACTACCAGCTGCTGAACGCGAAAGGGTTGATCCAGAAAGGCTTCGAATTCTCCGAACCCCTCTGGCGGTCCTTCGTGTTCAACTTCGTCGCCTCCTTCGTGGTGTGGGTGGTCACCTTCTTCCTGGTGTACCGGATCAGCCTCTGGATCACCCGGCCCCTGAAAAGCATGGCCGAGGGCCTGGGCAAGAGCGACCTCACCCTCGAGCTGGCCGTCGAAAGCGAGGACGAGATCGCCCAGGTCGCCATCGCCTTCAACGCCTACAACGCCCGGCTTCGCGGCATCTTCCGGAACATGTCGGGTTCCTCCAGCTCCGTGGCCAGCGGCGCCACCCAGCTCTCCGCCTCCAGCGAGCAGATGGCCGCCACCAGCGCGAGCCTGGCCCAGAACTCCGAGGCCCAGCGGGCCGCCTTCGAGCGGGTGGCTGCGGCCGTCACCGAGCTGTCCGCCTCCATCGAGCAGGTCTCGGGCAACATCCGGCGCTCCCAGAAGGAATCCGAGGCCGCCGTGGCCGCCGTGACCCAGGGTTCCCAGGCCGGCGGCGAAAGCGCCCAGGCCATGGACGACATCCGGGCCGCCACGGTCCGCATGGTGGCCGCCGTGCGGCTCATCCAGGACATCGCCCGCCAGACCAACCTGCTCTCCCTGAACGCCGCCATCGAGGCCGCCAAGGCCGGGGCCATGGGCAAGGGCTTCGCCGTGGTGGCCGAGGAGGTCCGCAAGCTGGCCGAGCGCAGCGGCGCCGCCGCCCGCGAGATCGGCCAGCTCATCGAGCAGAGCAATGCCTCCGTGGACCGCGGCGCCGACATGGTGAACGCCACCGTCGCCGCCCTGGCCACCATCGAGACGAACATTCAGGGTCTGGCGGCCATGATCCTCGAGGTGGGGGCCGCGGCGGACGAGCAGGCCCGCACCAGCACCGAGGTGGCCGAGCAGGTGGACGAGAACCTCAGCCGCGTGGCCCACAACGCCACGGCCACCGAGCAGATG
- a CDS encoding tetratricopeptide repeat protein, with protein MGRPLLILVSCLLAPPLAGQSGARTVADGPGGAVELGTLRARAQAGDAAAQFELGDRCHFGRGVPRDPAESARWYRMAAEQGHAGAQVNLGNAYFRGEGLARNVAEGYVWFALAAVNGQPGAATNRDLAAKKLSVPALRGAQDRVRDLQRIIPARKGGS; from the coding sequence ATGGGCCGACCGCTTCTGATCCTCGTGTCCTGCCTCCTGGCCCCGCCCCTGGCCGGGCAGTCCGGGGCCCGGACCGTGGCGGACGGGCCTGGCGGGGCGGTCGAGCTGGGGACGCTGCGCGCGCGGGCCCAGGCCGGGGATGCGGCCGCCCAGTTCGAGCTGGGCGACCGTTGCCACTTCGGCCGGGGCGTTCCCCGGGACCCCGCGGAATCGGCGCGGTGGTATCGGATGGCCGCGGAACAGGGCCATGCCGGGGCCCAGGTTAACCTGGGGAATGCCTACTTTCGCGGGGAAGGCCTGGCCAGGAATGTGGCCGAAGGCTACGTGTGGTTCGCACTGGCCGCCGTGAACGGACAGCCCGGAGCGGCGACGAACCGCGACCTGGCGGCCAAGAAGCTTTCAGTGCCTGCGCTCAGGGGGGCCCAGGACCGGGTGCGGGATCTTCAGAGGATCATCCCGGCGCGAAAGGGGGGGAGCTGA
- a CDS encoding hybrid sensor histidine kinase/response regulator, whose product MGARFLVGALLLAGTQAGVLRAAQAPLAELPQRLLNAAVPLLALLLLAALGLWSWSLRRLVRRRTAELQAELARRAQLEGERERALSELTLYKAHLEELVAQRSAELRAANLDLMQAKEAAEAATQMKSAFLANMSHEIRTPMNAVSVLTHLALQTELTERQRQYLLKTRIASDSLLGIINDILDFSKIEAGKLHMDTKDFLLEEAFERVTQLIGMKAAEKRLEFMLHIAADVPPCLHGDPMRLGQVLTNLCSNSVKFTEAGEIVVTVTRIQAGDGRVTLKFSVRDTGIGMSPEQTRQLFQPFSQVDSSSTRKFTGTGLGLAISKHLVAMMGGELWVESELGGGSEFSFTAVFGLGRHVPAPRLHPAWDKESLRILIVDDSPIARLILHGLATGLGYEATMLASAREAFEELQQAPYDLILLDWRLPDEDGFEAARRIRRAPGPHADPRIIMVTAYGDEEVARRVEEEALDGYLTKPVSPSSLLDAITRAFGEKAPSRLVPPRQATSPEQLARLKGARVLLVEDNDFNQQVAMELLGLMGMEVTLAVDGRQAIEKVHGGAFDVVLMDLQMPVMDGYEATRQLRAEARFADLPILAMTAHAMLPERERCLALGMNDYITKPINPDELFGTLAGWLRGDGRSRAPRPTEGAVGAAPIHAPAGLSWDAGLASFSGNADLRDKMLRRFLELKPGAAGEIRAALAGGDAETAARLAHSMIAVAGTIGALELASLSRELQNTIPTGPPEALAPLLARFEVSLADVVGELKARFDPAGGAPIAR is encoded by the coding sequence ATGGGGGCCAGGTTCCTGGTCGGGGCCCTCCTCCTGGCGGGCACGCAGGCTGGCGTCCTCCGGGCCGCGCAGGCTCCCCTGGCCGAGCTGCCCCAGCGGCTGCTCAACGCGGCAGTGCCCCTGCTCGCCCTCCTGCTGCTGGCGGCCCTGGGGCTCTGGTCCTGGTCGCTCCGGCGCCTGGTCCGCAGGCGCACGGCCGAGCTCCAGGCCGAGCTGGCCCGGCGCGCCCAGCTGGAAGGGGAGCGGGAACGCGCCCTGTCGGAACTGACCCTCTACAAGGCGCACCTCGAGGAACTGGTGGCCCAGCGCTCCGCGGAGCTGCGGGCCGCGAACCTGGACCTGATGCAGGCCAAGGAGGCGGCCGAGGCCGCCACCCAGATGAAGAGCGCCTTCCTGGCGAACATGAGCCACGAGATCCGCACCCCCATGAACGCCGTCAGCGTGCTGACCCACCTGGCCCTGCAGACGGAGCTCACGGAGCGGCAGCGGCAGTACCTGCTCAAGACCCGGATCGCCTCCGACTCCCTGCTGGGGATCATCAACGACATCCTGGACTTCTCGAAGATCGAGGCCGGGAAGCTCCACATGGACACCAAGGACTTCCTGCTGGAGGAGGCCTTCGAGCGCGTGACCCAGCTCATCGGCATGAAGGCCGCCGAGAAGCGCCTGGAGTTCATGCTCCACATCGCCGCGGACGTGCCGCCCTGCCTGCACGGCGACCCCATGCGCCTGGGCCAGGTGCTCACCAACCTGTGCAGCAACTCCGTGAAGTTTACCGAGGCGGGCGAGATCGTGGTCACCGTCACCCGCATCCAGGCCGGGGATGGCCGCGTCACCCTCAAGTTCTCGGTGCGGGACACGGGCATCGGCATGTCGCCCGAGCAGACGCGGCAGCTGTTCCAGCCCTTCAGCCAGGTGGACAGCTCCAGCACCCGGAAGTTCACCGGGACGGGGCTGGGCCTGGCCATCAGCAAGCACCTGGTGGCCATGATGGGCGGCGAGCTCTGGGTGGAGAGCGAGCTGGGCGGGGGCAGCGAGTTCTCCTTCACGGCCGTGTTCGGCCTCGGCCGCCATGTCCCCGCGCCCCGGCTGCATCCGGCCTGGGACAAGGAAAGCCTGCGCATCCTCATCGTGGACGACAGCCCCATCGCCCGGCTCATCCTGCACGGGCTTGCCACCGGTCTCGGCTATGAGGCCACCATGCTGGCTTCGGCCCGGGAGGCCTTCGAGGAGCTGCAGCAGGCCCCCTATGATCTGATCCTCCTGGACTGGCGGCTGCCCGACGAGGACGGTTTCGAGGCCGCCCGGCGCATCCGCCGCGCGCCGGGCCCCCACGCCGACCCCCGGATCATCATGGTGACGGCCTACGGGGATGAGGAAGTGGCCCGCCGGGTGGAGGAGGAGGCCCTGGATGGCTACCTCACGAAGCCCGTGTCGCCCTCTTCCCTGCTCGATGCCATCACCCGCGCCTTCGGGGAGAAGGCGCCCTCCCGCCTCGTCCCGCCCAGGCAGGCCACCTCGCCGGAACAGCTGGCGCGGCTCAAGGGGGCGAGGGTCCTGCTGGTGGAGGACAACGACTTCAACCAGCAGGTGGCCATGGAGCTGCTGGGCCTGATGGGCATGGAGGTCACCCTCGCCGTGGATGGGCGCCAGGCCATCGAGAAGGTCCACGGCGGCGCCTTCGACGTGGTCCTCATGGACCTCCAGATGCCCGTCATGGATGGCTACGAGGCCACCCGGCAGCTCCGGGCCGAGGCCCGGTTCGCCGACCTGCCCATCCTCGCGATGACGGCCCACGCCATGCTGCCCGAGCGGGAGCGCTGCCTGGCTCTCGGCATGAACGACTACATCACCAAGCCCATCAACCCCGATGAGCTCTTCGGCACCCTGGCGGGCTGGCTCCGGGGGGACGGTCGTTCCCGGGCGCCCCGCCCAACGGAAGGGGCCGTCGGCGCCGCCCCGATCCATGCCCCGGCGGGTCTGTCCTGGGACGCGGGCCTGGCCTCCTTCTCCGGGAACGCCGACCTGCGCGACAAGATGCTGCGCCGCTTCCTCGAGCTGAAGCCGGGCGCCGCCGGCGAGATCCGGGCGGCCCTGGCCGGGGGCGACGCCGAGACCGCCGCCCGGCTGGCCCACTCCATGATCGCGGTGGCCGGCACCATCGGGGCCCTGGAGCTGGCCTCCCTCTCCCGCGAGCTGCAGAACACGATCCCGACCGGCCCCCCCGAGGCCCTGGCCCCGCTCCTGGCGCGCTTCGAGGTGAGCCTGGCGGACGTCGTCGGGGAGCTGAAGGCGAGGTTCGATCCGGCCGGAGGCGCGCCGATCGCGCGGTGA
- a CDS encoding DUF4337 domain-containing protein, which yields MPEALEKIQDEVQDRAAESRFNGFIALFVAVVATFMALCNVKDGNVVQAMQQSQARAVDQWAYYQSKSTKQHIAENSAEMLKVQLEMNPGLKPELHAKVMGRITAQEVAAKKYEKEKEQIRGEAEKAAKDYDAMNIHDDQFDLAEACLSVAVALAGVTALTKKRWLFGVAGVFAVFGFLFGLAGFLHWNLHSDLMAKVLG from the coding sequence ATGCCCGAAGCCCTCGAGAAGATCCAGGACGAGGTCCAGGACCGCGCGGCGGAGAGCCGCTTCAACGGCTTCATCGCCCTCTTCGTGGCGGTGGTGGCCACCTTCATGGCCCTGTGCAACGTGAAGGACGGCAACGTGGTCCAGGCCATGCAGCAGTCCCAGGCCCGGGCCGTGGACCAGTGGGCCTACTACCAGAGCAAGAGCACCAAGCAGCACATCGCCGAGAACTCCGCCGAGATGCTGAAGGTGCAGCTGGAGATGAACCCCGGCCTGAAGCCCGAGCTCCACGCCAAGGTCATGGGCCGGATCACCGCCCAGGAGGTCGCCGCGAAGAAGTACGAAAAGGAGAAGGAGCAGATCCGAGGCGAGGCGGAAAAAGCCGCCAAGGACTACGACGCCATGAACATCCACGACGACCAGTTCGACCTGGCGGAGGCCTGTCTGAGCGTGGCGGTGGCCCTGGCGGGCGTCACGGCCCTCACGAAGAAGCGCTGGCTCTTCGGGGTGGCGGGGGTCTTCGCCGTCTTCGGCTTCCTCTTCGGCCTGGCGGGGTTCCTCCACTGGAACCTGCACTCGGACCTGATGGCCAAGGTCCTGGGCTGA
- the meaB gene encoding methylmalonyl Co-A mutase-associated GTPase MeaB, which produces MPLPPDLLEPLRRGEPRALGRAISWMENGHAGARDLMARVWPHLGRAAVIGITGSPGAGKSTLTDQLARALRARGQKVGILAVDPTSPFSGGAILGDRIRMQRIAADPGIFIRSMATRGALGGLARATQDAIDLLDAAGFDTVIVETVGVGQDEVDVVSCVQTCCVVLVPGMGDEIQAIKAGIMEVADLFVINKADRDGADQVERELEAMKSLAMSHGWDPPVLRTVAQQGEGISELLAQVEEHGRWLRAHGGLARKARERARLRFESLLAEEAVRRARAQAGPERVEAALRGIADRTLDPYTAVRGILGEA; this is translated from the coding sequence ATGCCCCTCCCGCCCGACCTCCTGGAACCCCTGCGCCGCGGGGAGCCCCGGGCCCTGGGCCGGGCCATCTCCTGGATGGAAAATGGCCACGCCGGCGCCCGGGATCTCATGGCCCGGGTCTGGCCCCACCTGGGGCGGGCCGCCGTGATCGGCATCACGGGTTCCCCCGGCGCCGGGAAGAGCACCCTCACGGACCAGCTGGCCCGGGCCCTCCGCGCCCGGGGGCAGAAGGTGGGCATCCTGGCGGTGGATCCCACCTCGCCCTTCAGCGGCGGCGCCATCCTGGGCGACCGCATCCGCATGCAGCGCATCGCGGCGGATCCCGGCATCTTCATCCGCAGCATGGCCACCCGCGGGGCCCTGGGCGGCCTGGCCCGGGCCACCCAGGACGCCATCGACCTGCTGGATGCCGCGGGCTTCGATACCGTCATCGTGGAGACCGTGGGCGTGGGCCAGGATGAAGTCGACGTGGTGAGCTGCGTCCAGACCTGCTGCGTGGTGCTGGTGCCCGGCATGGGCGACGAGATCCAGGCCATCAAGGCCGGGATCATGGAGGTGGCCGATCTCTTCGTCATCAACAAGGCCGACCGTGATGGCGCCGACCAAGTCGAACGCGAGCTCGAGGCCATGAAGTCCCTGGCCATGAGCCACGGCTGGGATCCGCCGGTCCTGCGCACCGTGGCCCAGCAGGGGGAGGGCATCTCTGAGCTCCTGGCCCAGGTGGAGGAGCATGGCCGCTGGCTCCGGGCCCACGGGGGCCTGGCCCGGAAGGCCCGGGAGCGCGCCCGGCTCCGGTTCGAATCGCTGCTGGCCGAGGAGGCGGTGCGGCGGGCCAGGGCCCAGGCCGGACCCGAGCGGGTGGAGGCCGCCCTCCGGGGCATCGCCGACCGGACCCTGGATCCCTACACCGCCGTCCGGGGCATCCTGGGCGAAGCTTGA